In a genomic window of Chaetodon trifascialis isolate fChaTrf1 chromosome 8, fChaTrf1.hap1, whole genome shotgun sequence:
- the ogfr gene encoding opioid growth factor receptor — protein sequence MEDDCICEYDSTWDTESDGDDPVGESQTRRSCQDKNKSGWTLVTWHHTPRNMRAAKDMQNYRRGYPNLTDDECSEDKMNNLQFYLNKFPSAPDDVYIESFLKDWKNDYKRLERVHSYIQWLFPLREPGVNYMASELTKKEIEAFKKNEDAKKRLVESYELMLGFYGIRLVNKESGEVKRAENWKERFGNLERNMHNNLRITRILKSLGELGFEHYQAPLVRFFLEETLVKKTLSSVKRSVLDYFLFAVLDKEKRQELVRFAYLHFEPKDKFVWCPRKIQKQFRKAEKRSDAVGNGDGKDEVYSRSKSKDGEAVVQQKEDGLDKATKAQKGADKTASKDKNKLSEASPEPKLEAETVGNGNAEAESTNEILGNGNDSMDDVDEMDQTPSPDTVTAKTEPCADSEHRFSNSSKASIQEPDIIMQTDGDIDNEKPPKKKREDNKELPSNGSAADLASGQMEEKAGANKATGQTSPSVQTPLKTSKHSPSLSLGREEKIPRTDFNQVPDKKEEEETSQANVLATNGSLTSTDNVADKQTNGKESEDVDMESNPSSSDHSVGNS from the exons ATGGAGGACGACTGTATTTGTGAGTACGACTCGACCTGGGACACAGAGAGTGACGGAGACGACCCGGTCGGAGAGAGCCAAACCCGTCGGTCatgtcaagacaaaaacaaatctggcTGGACTTTAGTAACT TGGCATCATACGCCCAGAAACATGAGGGCAGCAAAGGACATGCAGAACTACAGAAGAGGATATCCA AATCTTACAGATGACGAATGCTCCGAGGACAAAATGAATAATCTGCAATTTTATCTCAACAAATTTCCCTCTGCTCCTGATG ATGTCTACATTGAATCTTTCCTCAAGGATTGGAAGAATGACTACAAAAGACTGGAGAGAGTCCACTCATACATTCAGTG GCTGTTTCCACTGCGAGAGCCGGGGGTTAATTACATGGCTTCAGAACTCACCAAGAAGGAAATTGAG GCCTTCAAGAAGAACGAGGACGCTAAAAAGAGACTCGTCGAGTCCTATGAACTCATGCTGGGCTTCTATGGCATCCGTCTGGTCAACAAAGAGAGCGGTGAAGTGAAACGAGCTGAAAATTGGAAGGAGCGATTTGGAAACCTGGAGCG GAATATGCACAACAACCTGCGCATCACTCGCATCCTGAAGAGCCTCGGAGAGCTGGGCTTTGAGCACTACCAGGCTCCTCTTGTGCGCTTCTTCCTTGAAGAGACTCTAGTCAAGAAGACCCTCAGCAGTGTTAAACGCAGCGTGCTTGactacttcctgtttgcagtccTGGACAAGGAGAAGCGTCAGGAGCTTGTGCGCTTTGCGTACCTTCACTTTGAGCCAAAGGATAAGTTTGTGTGGTGTCCCAGAAAGATTCAGAAACAATTCAGGAAGGCAGAGAAGAGATCTGATGCTGTTGGGAATGGAGATGGAAAAGATGAAGTTTATTCTCGGAGTAAAAGCAAAGATGGAGAAGCAGTTGTGCAACAGAAAGAGGACGGACTGGATAAAGCAACAAAGGCTCAGAAAGGAGCTGATAAAACGGCGagtaaagacaaaaacaaactgtctgaGGCATCCCCTGAGCCAAAACTGGAGGCTGAGACTGTCGGAAATGGAAACGCAGAGGCTGAGTCTACTAATGAAATTTTGGGGAATGGAAATGACTCAATGGATGATGTTGATGAAATGGATCAGACACCCAGTCCTGACACTGTGACGGCAAAAACCGAGCCCTGTGCGGACAGTGAGCACAGATTTAGCAACAGCTCGAAGGCCAGCATCCAGGAGCCAGACATCATTATGCAAACAGATGGGGATATAGACAATGAAAAACCAccgaagaagaagagagaagataACAAGGAGCTGCCAAGCAACGGCTCTGCTGCAGACTTAGCCAGTgggcagatggaggagaaagcTGGTGCTAATAAAGCCACTGGTCAAACGAGCCCTTCAGTGCAAACCCCCCTTAAGACTTCAAAACAttcaccctctctgtctttagggagggaggaaaaaatcCCAAGGACTGATTTTAATCAAGTGCCAgataaaaaagaagaggaagaaacgtCGCAGGCAAATGTGTTAGCGACAAATGGGTCACTGACGAGCACCGACAACGTTGCGGATAAACAGACAAATGGAAAGGAGTCTGAGGATGTTGATATGGAATCAAATCCCTCGAGCTCAGACCACAGTGTGGGGAATTCATGA
- the kcnk15 gene encoding potassium channel subfamily K member 15 gives MKKQNVRTLSLILCMFSYLLVGAAVFDALESESESSRRRILEQKRNEMKKKYRFSEDDYREIERVVLQAEPHRAGRQWKFAGSFYFAITVITTIGYGHAAPGTDAGKVFCMFYAVLGIPLTLVMFQSLGERMNTFVRYLLHKTKQCLGFRHTEVSMENMVLVGFLSCIGTLCVGAAAFSHFEGWSFFHAYYYCFITLTTIGFGDFVALQKKEDLQEKTPYVAFSFMYILVGLTVIGAFLNLVVLRFLTMNTEDERRDAQERASLKRDRGLLDGAPGLHVVGEQGRDSHRERNRSNAVHSHCHSTLFLPMDEGTSRTNLIASPAEDQERQKSPCRHRLHFQIKAGKHRPESSLSSLCSCVCYRLGICVMSHNEHHGCHINSVYYNSVSYKIQGCSPGSRDNTGLSSPGSTLSPGHSLREFPRSRRKSV, from the exons ATGAAGAAGCAAAACGTCCGGACCCTGTCGCTCATCCTCTGCATGTTTTCCTACTTGCTGGTCGGCGCCGCGGTGTTTGACGCGCTGGAGTCCGAGTCGGAGAGCTCCCGCAGGCGCATCTTGGAGCAGAAGCGCAACGAGATGAAGAAGAAGTACCGCTTTTCCGAGGACGACTACCGCGAAATCGAGCGAGTGGTGCTGCAAGCTGAGCCGCATCGCGCCGGGAGGCAGTGGAAATTTGCTGGCTCTTTTTACTTTGCCATAACAGTCATCACCACCATTG GTTACGGACATGCAGCACCGGGCACAGATGCAGGAAAGGTCTTCTGCATGTTCTACGCTGTGCTGGGCATTCCTCTCACTTTGGTCATGTTCCAGAGCCTGGGAGAAAGGATGAACACATTTGTCCGCTATCTCCTGCATAAGACAAAGCAGTGCCTGGGTTTTCGACACACTGAGGTGTccatggagaacatggtcctGGTGGGCTTCCTGTCCTGCATTGGAACGCTGTGTGTTGGGGCTGCAGCCTTTTCCCACTTTGAGGGATGGAGCTTCTTCCATGCTTACTACTACTGCTTCATCACACTCACCACTATTGGCTTTGGGGACTTTGTGGCCCTGCAGAAAAAGGAGGACCTCCAGGAGAAAACGCCCTATGTGGCGTTCAGCTTCATGTACATCCTGGTGGGGCTAACAGTCATTGGGGCCTTCCTGAACTTGGTGGTGCTGCGCTTCCTCACCATGAACActgaggatgagaggagggatGCTCAAGAGAGGGCATcactgaagagagacagaggcctCTTGGATGGGGCTCCTGGTCTCCATGTTGTAGGGGAACAGGGCAGagacagccacagagagaggaacaggAGCAATGCGGTGCACAGTCATTGCCACAGTACACTCTTCCTCCCAATGGATGAAGGAACAAGCCGCACAAACCTCATTGCATCCCCAGCGGAGGATCAGGAGAGACAAAAGAGCCCCTGCAGACACAGGCTGCATTTTCAGATCAAGGCTGGCAAACACAGGCCGGAGTCCAGCCtcagctccctctgctcctGCGTGTGCTACCGCTTGGGGATTTGTGTGATGTCCCACAATGAACACCACGGCTGCCATATCAATTCTGTGTACTACAACTCAGTCTCCTATAAGATCCAGGGCTGCTCGCCAGGTTCCA